A single region of the Stenotrophomonas sp. Marseille-Q4652 genome encodes:
- a CDS encoding Mth938-like domain-containing protein: MQLSQELPDYSYTLRAADGASARVNERTLTASFILAPDTLVEDWPVASMAELTPAHLEALVALNPAVILLGTGATQVFPPAAVMAAALTRGVGMEVMTNASAARTFNVLAGEGRKVVAGFILAAG, encoded by the coding sequence ATGCAACTGAGCCAGGAACTGCCCGATTACAGCTACACCCTGCGTGCCGCCGATGGCGCCAGCGCCCGGGTGAACGAGCGTACGCTCACCGCCAGTTTCATCCTGGCCCCGGATACGCTGGTCGAGGACTGGCCGGTGGCGAGCATGGCCGAACTGACTCCCGCGCACCTCGAAGCGCTGGTGGCGCTCAACCCTGCCGTGATCCTGCTGGGGACCGGTGCAACGCAGGTGTTTCCCCCCGCTGCCGTAATGGCAGCCGCGCTGACGCGCGGGGTGGGCATGGAAGTGATGACCAATGCCTCGGCCGCGCGCACTTTCAACGTGCTCGCCGGCGAAGGCCGCAAGGTAGTGGCTGGCTTCATCCTCGCGGCGGGCTGA
- the yhbY gene encoding ribosome assembly RNA-binding protein YhbY, with product MSIVLTPAQNRFLRGQAHDLKALLQIGGKGVTPAFLAELDEVLERHELVKVKVAAEDREARDEMVTALVEASGSVLVQRIGHVAVLYRPAREKRQIVLPRG from the coding sequence ATGTCCATCGTCTTGACCCCGGCCCAGAACCGTTTCCTGCGCGGCCAGGCGCACGATCTCAAAGCCCTGCTTCAGATCGGCGGCAAGGGGGTAACCCCGGCTTTCCTCGCAGAACTCGACGAAGTGCTGGAACGGCACGAGCTGGTCAAGGTGAAGGTTGCCGCCGAGGACCGCGAGGCCCGTGACGAGATGGTCACCGCGCTGGTGGAAGCCTCGGGCAGCGTGCTGGTGCAGCGTATCGGCCACGTGGCCGTCCTCTACCGTCCGGCCAGGGAAAAGCGCCAGATCGTCCTGCCGCGCGGCTGA
- a CDS encoding peptidoglycan DD-metalloendopeptidase family protein, with product MSVRKLAVTLKVGVAAAALSALVGCGTATVVKSGNTGTAASISSSAPKTSVPKPGQTTTVRKGDTLYALARIHNITPGDLATWNGLKPPYTIYPGQVIRLYPGTAAPSRPTTAQTPRPSTSTPGAPTTIAPAAAPVKSNISWRWPADGVVVGRYVAGDAAKQGIDIAGASGQAVRAAANGVVVYSGAGLVGYGELIIIKHNEQWLSAYGHNRKRLVNEGQNVKAGEQIAEMGRTGSNRDMLHFEIRYNGKPVDPQQYLPQK from the coding sequence ATGAGTGTCCGGAAGTTGGCTGTCACGCTGAAGGTGGGTGTCGCCGCGGCGGCCCTGTCAGCGCTGGTGGGTTGCGGTACTGCCACCGTGGTGAAGTCGGGGAATACCGGGACTGCTGCGTCCATCTCGTCGAGCGCACCGAAGACGTCCGTTCCCAAGCCGGGCCAGACCACCACGGTGCGCAAGGGCGACACGCTGTATGCCCTTGCCCGCATCCACAACATCACGCCAGGCGACCTGGCGACGTGGAATGGCCTGAAGCCGCCGTACACGATCTATCCGGGCCAGGTCATCCGGCTCTACCCGGGAACCGCCGCGCCCTCGCGCCCCACCACGGCCCAGACTCCCAGGCCTTCGACCAGCACGCCGGGCGCGCCGACGACGATTGCGCCGGCCGCAGCACCGGTCAAGAGCAACATCAGCTGGCGCTGGCCGGCCGATGGCGTGGTCGTGGGCCGCTATGTCGCCGGTGATGCGGCCAAGCAGGGCATCGACATCGCCGGCGCCAGCGGGCAGGCCGTGCGTGCGGCCGCCAATGGCGTGGTCGTGTACTCCGGTGCCGGCCTGGTCGGCTATGGCGAACTGATCATCATCAAGCACAACGAGCAGTGGCTGTCGGCCTACGGCCACAATCGCAAGCGCTTGGTCAACGAAGGCCAGAACGTCAAGGCGGGGGAGCAGATCGCCGAAATGGGCCGCACCGGCTCCAATCGCGACATGCTGCACTTCGAGATCCGCTACAACGGCAAGCCGGTCGATCCGCAGCAGTACCTGCCGCAGAAATAA
- the rlmE gene encoding 23S rRNA (uridine(2552)-2'-O)-methyltransferase RlmE, with translation MASRSKSSQRWLKEHFSDPFVKKAQAEGMRSRAAYKLEELLERDRLLKPDMVVVDLGAAPGGWSQQVRKSMGDRGRVLALDILDMPPLAGVEFLHGDFREETVLSQFEAMLGDQPVDLVLSDMAPNKSGMDAVDQPRMMHLAELAMDFADNHLKPGGAFLIKLFQGVGFDEYVRELRRRYHKVSIRKPEASRKRSPEVYALGQGKRAQIK, from the coding sequence ATGGCATCCCGCAGCAAGAGCAGTCAGCGTTGGCTGAAGGAACACTTCTCCGACCCCTTCGTCAAAAAGGCCCAGGCCGAAGGCATGCGCTCGCGCGCCGCCTACAAGCTCGAGGAGCTGCTTGAGCGTGACCGGCTGCTGAAGCCGGACATGGTCGTTGTCGACCTGGGCGCGGCCCCGGGTGGCTGGTCCCAGCAGGTGCGCAAGTCCATGGGCGACCGCGGCCGGGTGCTGGCCTTGGACATCCTCGACATGCCGCCGCTGGCCGGGGTCGAATTCCTTCACGGTGACTTCAGGGAAGAAACCGTCCTATCCCAGTTCGAAGCCATGCTCGGCGACCAGCCGGTAGACCTTGTCCTCTCGGATATGGCCCCCAATAAGAGTGGCATGGACGCGGTCGACCAGCCGCGGATGATGCACCTGGCGGAACTGGCCATGGATTTTGCCGACAACCACCTCAAACCGGGTGGGGCATTCCTGATCAAGCTGTTCCAGGGTGTGGGTTTCGATGAATACGTACGCGAGCTGCGTCGTCGCTACCACAAGGTCTCGATCCGCAAGCCGGAGGCATCGCGCAAGCGCTCGCCGGAAGTCTATGCCCTCGGTCAGGGCAAGCGTGCACAGATCAAGTAA